In the genome of Arachis stenosperma cultivar V10309 chromosome 2, arast.V10309.gnm1.PFL2, whole genome shotgun sequence, the window TTAGGGagacaataatttaaaattattcatttaatttaatatcttgattttataaattaacatttaaaattatatatttattatatttaataaaatgtatttattttaaaaataattaataaatataaaataaaacaagcttttaacaaatttaaattgatttttattctCTCACAGACATTTTTGACATGCATATACTTTGTCAAGACCAAAACATGTGATAAGGATTAAGGAGAAGAATCTTTGGACAAATATGCAAGTATCTACCTAAGCAAAGTGACAAaagtgttaaaaaaaaaatttattctaaatcagtttctaattttttttattaaatattttaatttttaataaattttaattattaaattatttatcaattttatattttattagataaatCGATTTCTATATTAAATTATTCATCtctctaaaaaatttaacaattttttaaaagctcttaaaaataaaaaaaattaatttctataaaaatttgATGTGAGAATTGATTTATTccatttaataactaaaaattttgatttgaaataaTACTCAACATCATATATACAAGGTAACAAAAAATTGGACATTCTAGATTCTAGTTAATGGTGAATATGCATGTcctgtaaaataaaataataataaaaaaaaatctatctACCTACAAGAGCTGGCACATTCGATGCACGTGTTGTCATGGTGACGTATATCAAACATGGCTTAGCAACTTAACATGTTATGGATTGAACTTTCCATCACTTTCCATTCCATGAACTCATTCATCAAAAAACAATGACCATCTTCTCTCTTCAGTCTCAGTTTCTTTCATGTAAGATTCCACAAATTCCATCACACTCTAAAGCTTCAATCTTCAGAGAAAACACCAACCAACAATTTACTCTGTCCGGAGTTTCATTCTTGAAGCCAAGGATTACTCTCTGCTATTCTTCAAAAGATGGTGACAACACACCAAGGTTAATAACTCTaatctttttgttcttttggCTTTTGGGTGTCTCTAAATCCATTCaaagtttgaatttttgctatttgtttgaataaaaattacattttttttttcttttgtggGGTGAAGTGAAAGCAGCAACTTTTGCATCATTGAGGGGCCAGAAACGGTTCAGGATTTTGTTCAGATGCAGCTTCAGGAAATTCAAGACAACATAAAGAGTAGGCGCAATAAAATCTTTCTTCTCATGGAAGAGGTATCAACTTTTACTTTAATGAAATAGTTTTAGTAATAGTTTGTGTTTCCATATTGGAATCAAGGTGGTAATTGCTGCCattatatatgcatttatatataaaaaaaatgcagTGTAAACTCAAAAAAATCAACTACTAAAATCAGCCACggtatatttttgtataaatacAAATTGTtgtttaactcatttttaatgtatattttgtatttcagTATGTACTCTATACGGATAACTGATTTAGTTGCTGATTTTTGGTGTTCATGTAGCAtgtttgttatatatatttttttgtttcctGCAATTTCCACATTGTAGTGCAACTGCATTTTCATACGAAGATGATAGCTGAGATATGGACAAACATCTAACGGTTCTTGGTTATCATCTTTGCATTAAGCTACTACTCTAACCATCTTCATATTTCATGGCAGGTGAGAAGGTTGCGTGTGCAGCAGCGCCTAAAAAGTTTGAGAAAAGTTGTGAAtgaggagggagaggaagaaACAAATGAGATGCCGGAAATTCCATCATCAATTCCATTCCTTCCTCATGTGGTAAGTGTTGGTTTAGTTAAGTCTCTTCAACTCTATTATGAATTATGCTGAAATATAGTGCTGTTATTTATACCCCTTAATCACTAACTAATGGATCTAATTGTAACTAATGAGCCTAAACTAACTAATAATGAGCTTAAGGTTGTAGCAATATGAAAAACTTTGTTTTGATTAGGATATAGTTATTGAATGAATCATCCTTCAATGGATTAGTGGTGTATGAAGAGAAACATATTGCAGAGGAACACCAATTCAAAGTAACAAAGAATCCTTTGTTCTACAAATCAAATCAAACCATTTTGTTTCGATTCACTTCAAATCAAATCTATccatatactttttttttgaacATTCGAAGCACATCCTTATGAGAATGAAACAAAGCTAAAGCATTTGACATTATTTTCTAATCTTCTAActgtttttttccttttgaagTAGACTCCCAAGACTCTGAAGAAGCTCTATACAACAAGCATATCATTCATGTCTGGAATAATTGTATTTGGCGGGCTTATTGCGCCAACGGTATTGTTTCTATTCATGTATTTTATGATAGCAGATAATCAAACTTTACTGTTACATAATTTCAATGTTAATCATCCTTGTATCCTTCTTATTCTCCCTGTCTATTTTCTTGTTCAATAACATGTTCTAAAAGCTTGTAGAACATTCTTCTGTTGTGacaatttgaaattttggggGCTAGCTTGGTTTCAAACTTATGCTTAGATTAGATATGTTGATCTCATCTGTTATATACATGCATTCAAATATTGAAAGCATTTAAATTAATGGCAGCTTGAGCTAAAATTAGGCATTGGTGGAACCTCATATGAAGATTTCATAAGAAGCATGCATTTGCCTTTGCAACTAAGGTACATTGTTTAACTTTTTTTGATGAGTATCTGGTTTCTCCATCAAATATTTGATCACACTTTCTTGTGAATCCAGTCAAGTCGATCCGATTGTGGCATCGTTTTCAGGCGGGGCAGTAGGCGTGATTTCGGTGCTGATGTTAATTGAGGCTAGTAATGTTGAGCAGCAAGAGAAAAAAAGGTGCAAGTATTGCCATGGAACCggtatgtttccttttctttgAACATGTTCATTTCTCTTTGAGACTCTCAAATCATGCAGTTATTAGAGATGTTGAATTGAAAAAAATGGGAATTACTTGGACAGGATACTTAGCTTGTGCTCGGTGTTCGGCGAGTGGTGTATGCTTGAACATTGATCCTATTTCGGTGTCTAGTACATCGACAAAACCTCTGCAAGTTCCGACAACCAAAAGGTGTGGAAACTGCTCCGGTTCTGGAAAGGTACATGTGTCATATATTCCAATATGCTTCATTTGTTCATAGAATACTTTGAACTCTTATGTGAAATAGATTGTGTC includes:
- the LOC130960379 gene encoding protein ORANGE-LIKE, chloroplastic; its protein translation is MTIFSLQSQFLSCKIPQIPSHSKASIFRENTNQQFTLSGVSFLKPRITLCYSSKDGDNTPSESSNFCIIEGPETVQDFVQMQLQEIQDNIKSRRNKIFLLMEEVRRLRVQQRLKSLRKVVNEEGEEETNEMPEIPSSIPFLPHVTPKTLKKLYTTSISFMSGIIVFGGLIAPTLELKLGIGGTSYEDFIRSMHLPLQLSQVDPIVASFSGGAVGVISVLMLIEASNVEQQEKKRCKYCHGTGYLACARCSASGVCLNIDPISVSSTSTKPLQVPTTKRCGNCSGSGKVMCPTCLCTGMMMASEHDLRIDPFD